One Saccharopolyspora erythraea NRRL 2338 genomic region harbors:
- a CDS encoding sodium-translocating pyrophosphatase, whose protein sequence is MDLAQHATGIELATADYAVVGAVMVIALAALAFGYVLIREVLAAGQGTAKMQDIAKAVQEGASAYLNRQFRTLAIFAVVVFLLLFALPAESTGEAVGRSIFFLFGAAFSAVIGYLGMWLSTRANVRVAAAAREKEAGREKAMRVAFRTGGVVGMITVGLGLFGAALVVMVYAGGAPRVLEGFGFGAALLAMFMRVGGGIFTKAADVGADLVGKVEQNIPEDDPRNAATIADNVGDNVGDCAGMAADLFESYAVTLVASLILGTAAFGLQGLLFPLIVPAIGVVTAVIGVYITKARAGESALTAINRSFFISAAISAVLCAGAALLYLPSSFSGLTGVSDEIRATGGNPAVIALVAVIIGIVLAAVILKLTGYFTATEHRPVRDVGKSSLTGAATVILSGMSVGFESAVYTALVVGAAVFGAFLLSGSLAVALFAIALAGCGLLTTVGVIVAMDTFGPVSDNAQGIAEMSGDVEGEGAQILTELDAVGNTTKAITKGIAIATAVLAATALFGSYRDAINQALASAGGALAEMEFIVFAPNVLVGVAIGAAVVFFFSGLAINAVSRAAGAVVYEVRRQFKDMPGIMDGSQRPEYGKVVDICTRDSLRELATPGLLAVLAPVAVGFGLGVGPLAGYLAGAIATGTLMAIFLANSGGAWDNSKKLVEDGHHGGKGSEAHAATVIGDTVGDPFKDTAGPAINPLLKVMNLVSVLIAPAVVTFGVGATDSPAIRFSIAGVAVVVIVAAVVVSKRRSTAIADAPANDEEGKIATA, encoded by the coding sequence ATGGACCTCGCCCAGCACGCCACGGGCATCGAGCTCGCCACCGCCGACTACGCCGTCGTCGGCGCGGTCATGGTGATCGCCCTGGCGGCGCTGGCCTTCGGCTACGTACTGATCAGGGAAGTGCTCGCCGCCGGACAGGGCACCGCCAAGATGCAGGACATCGCCAAGGCGGTCCAGGAAGGTGCGTCCGCCTACCTCAACCGGCAGTTCCGCACCCTGGCGATCTTCGCGGTCGTGGTGTTCCTGCTGCTGTTCGCGCTTCCCGCGGAGTCGACCGGCGAGGCCGTCGGCCGGTCGATCTTCTTCCTCTTCGGCGCCGCGTTCTCCGCGGTCATCGGCTACCTCGGCATGTGGCTTTCGACCAGGGCGAACGTCCGGGTGGCGGCCGCGGCCCGGGAGAAGGAGGCGGGCCGCGAGAAGGCGATGCGGGTCGCCTTCCGCACCGGCGGCGTGGTCGGCATGATCACCGTCGGTCTCGGTCTGTTCGGTGCCGCGCTGGTGGTCATGGTCTACGCGGGCGGCGCGCCGCGGGTCCTGGAGGGCTTCGGCTTCGGAGCGGCGCTGCTGGCGATGTTCATGCGGGTCGGTGGCGGCATCTTCACCAAGGCCGCCGACGTCGGCGCCGACCTGGTCGGCAAGGTCGAGCAGAACATCCCCGAGGACGACCCGCGCAACGCCGCGACCATCGCCGACAACGTGGGCGACAACGTCGGCGACTGCGCGGGCATGGCGGCCGACCTGTTCGAGTCCTACGCGGTCACGCTCGTGGCCTCGCTGATCCTGGGCACCGCGGCCTTCGGTCTGCAGGGCCTGCTGTTCCCGCTGATCGTCCCGGCCATCGGCGTGGTCACCGCGGTCATCGGCGTCTACATCACCAAGGCCAGGGCCGGTGAGAGCGCCCTGACGGCGATCAACCGCTCCTTCTTCATCTCGGCGGCGATCTCCGCCGTGCTGTGCGCCGGTGCGGCCCTGCTGTACCTGCCCAGCTCGTTCTCCGGTCTCACCGGCGTGTCCGACGAGATCCGCGCGACCGGCGGCAACCCGGCCGTCATCGCGCTGGTCGCGGTGATCATCGGCATCGTGCTCGCCGCGGTCATCCTCAAGCTGACCGGCTACTTCACCGCCACCGAGCACCGCCCGGTGCGCGATGTCGGCAAGTCCTCGCTGACCGGTGCCGCGACCGTCATCCTCAGCGGCATGTCGGTGGGCTTCGAGTCCGCCGTCTACACCGCGCTGGTCGTCGGCGCCGCGGTGTTCGGCGCGTTCCTGCTGTCGGGCTCGCTGGCGGTGGCGCTGTTCGCGATCGCGCTGGCCGGCTGCGGTCTGCTGACCACCGTCGGCGTCATCGTCGCGATGGACACCTTCGGCCCGGTCAGCGACAACGCGCAGGGCATCGCCGAGATGTCCGGTGACGTCGAGGGAGAGGGCGCGCAGATCCTCACCGAGCTCGACGCGGTCGGCAACACCACCAAGGCGATCACCAAGGGCATCGCGATCGCGACCGCCGTGCTGGCGGCGACGGCGCTGTTCGGCTCCTACCGCGACGCCATCAACCAGGCGCTGGCCAGCGCCGGTGGCGCGCTCGCCGAGATGGAGTTCATCGTGTTCGCGCCGAACGTGCTGGTCGGCGTGGCCATCGGGGCGGCCGTGGTGTTCTTCTTCTCGGGCCTTGCGATCAACGCCGTGTCGAGGGCGGCGGGTGCCGTGGTCTACGAGGTGCGGCGCCAGTTCAAGGACATGCCGGGGATCATGGACGGCTCGCAGCGCCCGGAGTACGGCAAGGTCGTCGACATCTGCACCCGCGACTCGCTGCGGGAGCTGGCCACGCCGGGTCTGCTGGCGGTGCTGGCGCCGGTCGCGGTGGGCTTCGGGCTGGGCGTGGGCCCGCTCGCGGGCTACCTCGCCGGTGCCATCGCCACCGGGACGCTGATGGCGATCTTCCTCGCCAACTCCGGTGGTGCCTGGGACAACTCCAAGAAGCTGGTCGAGGACGGCCACCACGGCGGCAAGGGCTCCGAGGCCCACGCCGCGACCGTCATCGGTGACACCGTCGGCGACCCGTTCAAGGACACCGCCGGTCCGGCGATCAACCCGCTGCTGAAGGTGATGAACCTGGTGTCGGTGCTGATCGCCCCGGCCGTGGTCACCTTCGGCGTCGGCGCGACCGACTCGCCCGCGATCAGGTTCAGCATCGCCG